The proteins below are encoded in one region of Novosphingobium sp. 9U:
- a CDS encoding TonB-dependent receptor has translation MKARYLLCCAAAATAWTMPARAQDAPAADGVRAGPAGIIVTARKRQESILNVPVVEAVVSAETLENHQIVDLHALTSFVPGIKMGNSVLTIGTQISLRGVGTTSLDAGIDQSVSLNIDGLQLSQGLAYQSGFFDLAQAEVLKGPQALFFGKSSPGGVIALTTADPGKEWEAIGRASYEFQARQRRGELMLSGPLTDTFGVRLAGMLSKEDGWFKNPATAAPGLGGANPKYDRINPSKNWIMRGTAVYEPSPAFRARLKVNFTHDRAEGGGSPQVSSCPDGIGAPSGVPFFNPNEDCKYDRTHYLVDFSPAAFPLALNGGTPFLDLDQHFGTLEMVARLTDGVTATSTSGYYKAKSSTFINSTSGGYAASLLYTDNRFRRRDLTQEFRIESDFGESPVNFLAGLFYQDGQVYNRITAGGNTALRLPALLASGEHNLSIDSVSLFGQLRWKPVPVLEIAGGARWTSEQRSDRPTLINAAAGGYLPVTPPTPKISSRNWSPELTATYTPTDDFTLFASLKQAYKSGSFTITNPQTRPVSDNSFGDERVRGAEVGIKARAFDRALFVNLAGYYYRYKGLQVGATEPTDPTGPSGGLPITRTLNAGSAEVYGADFDAAFRPAGIEGLMLNAALNWNHARFLKLENVPCYGGQTIAAGCVITPIGTGVAPVQDLSGIPLVRAPEWQATFGFGYEMPVGSGMTLSLGNSNEYSSRYLAGLGRRRDLYQRAYIKVNGYLALKAANESWELSLVGNNLNNKLTSGNKLTSNFANSVILFGQQTGTNGAGPAGVDEILTFDEPGRQVFLKLTLRPFAFGK, from the coding sequence ATGAAAGCGCGATACCTGCTCTGCTGTGCGGCCGCCGCGACGGCCTGGACAATGCCTGCTCGCGCGCAAGACGCTCCTGCTGCGGACGGTGTCCGAGCGGGTCCTGCTGGCATCATCGTCACCGCGCGCAAGCGGCAGGAATCGATCCTCAACGTGCCGGTGGTGGAAGCGGTGGTCTCGGCCGAGACGCTGGAGAACCACCAGATCGTCGACTTGCACGCGCTCACCTCGTTCGTGCCCGGCATCAAGATGGGCAACTCGGTGTTGACGATCGGCACGCAGATCTCGCTGCGCGGCGTGGGCACCACCTCGCTCGACGCCGGCATCGACCAGTCGGTGTCGCTCAACATCGACGGGCTGCAGCTGAGCCAGGGCCTCGCCTACCAGTCCGGCTTCTTCGACTTGGCGCAGGCCGAAGTGCTCAAGGGCCCGCAGGCGCTGTTCTTCGGCAAGAGCAGCCCGGGCGGCGTGATCGCGTTGACCACAGCCGATCCCGGCAAGGAATGGGAGGCGATCGGCCGAGCGAGCTACGAGTTCCAGGCCCGCCAGCGCCGCGGCGAGCTGATGCTCTCCGGCCCGCTCACCGATACGTTCGGGGTGCGCCTCGCCGGCATGCTGTCGAAGGAGGACGGCTGGTTCAAGAACCCGGCCACCGCGGCGCCCGGCCTTGGCGGCGCCAATCCCAAGTACGACCGCATCAACCCGAGCAAGAACTGGATCATGCGCGGCACGGCGGTCTACGAGCCGTCGCCGGCGTTCCGCGCGCGGCTGAAGGTCAACTTCACGCATGACCGCGCCGAGGGCGGCGGCAGCCCGCAAGTCTCCTCGTGCCCCGACGGGATCGGCGCACCTTCCGGGGTGCCGTTCTTCAACCCCAACGAGGACTGCAAGTACGACCGCACGCACTACCTAGTCGACTTCAGCCCCGCCGCGTTCCCGCTGGCGCTGAACGGCGGCACGCCCTTTCTCGACCTTGATCAGCACTTCGGCACACTCGAGATGGTGGCGCGGCTGACCGACGGCGTTACCGCCACATCGACCAGCGGCTATTATAAGGCGAAGTCGTCGACGTTCATCAATTCGACGAGTGGCGGTTACGCGGCCTCGCTGCTCTACACGGACAACCGGTTCCGCCGCCGCGACCTGACGCAGGAGTTCCGGATCGAGTCCGACTTCGGCGAGAGCCCCGTCAACTTCCTCGCCGGTCTGTTCTACCAAGACGGGCAGGTCTACAATCGCATCACCGCGGGCGGGAACACCGCGCTCAGGCTGCCGGCGCTGCTCGCATCGGGCGAGCACAACTTGTCGATCGACTCGGTTTCACTGTTCGGCCAGTTGCGCTGGAAGCCCGTTCCGGTGCTGGAGATCGCCGGCGGGGCGCGCTGGACCTCAGAGCAGCGCAGCGATCGGCCGACACTCATCAACGCGGCCGCCGGCGGCTACCTGCCGGTCACCCCGCCAACGCCCAAGATTTCCTCGCGCAACTGGTCGCCGGAACTGACCGCGACGTACACGCCCACCGACGACTTCACCCTCTTCGCCTCGCTGAAGCAGGCCTACAAGTCGGGCTCGTTCACCATCACCAACCCGCAGACGCGCCCGGTCAGCGACAATTCCTTCGGCGACGAGCGGGTGCGCGGCGCCGAGGTGGGCATCAAGGCCCGCGCGTTCGACCGCGCCTTGTTCGTGAACCTGGCGGGCTACTATTACCGCTACAAGGGCCTGCAAGTCGGCGCCACCGAGCCGACAGACCCGACCGGACCGTCGGGCGGGTTGCCGATCACCCGCACGCTCAATGCCGGTTCGGCCGAAGTCTACGGCGCCGACTTCGACGCGGCATTCCGCCCCGCCGGCATCGAGGGCCTGATGCTCAATGCCGCGCTGAACTGGAACCACGCGCGCTTCCTCAAGCTGGAGAACGTGCCCTGCTACGGCGGCCAGACCATTGCCGCTGGCTGTGTGATCACGCCGATTGGCACCGGAGTGGCGCCGGTGCAGGACCTCTCGGGCATTCCGCTGGTGCGCGCCCCCGAGTGGCAAGCGACATTCGGCTTCGGCTACGAGATGCCCGTCGGCTCCGGCATGACGCTCTCGCTGGGCAACAGCAACGAATACTCCAGCCGCTATCTCGCGGGCCTCGGCCGGCGGCGCGACTTGTACCAGCGCGCGTACATCAAGGTGAACGGCTACCTGGCGCTCAAGGCTGCTAACGAGAGTTGGGAGCTGTCCCTGGTTGGCAACAACCTCAACAACAAGCTCACCAGTGGCAACAAGCTAACCAGCAACTTCGCCAACAGCGTGATCCTGTTCGGCCAGCAGACCGGCACCAATGGCGCAGGGCCGGCGGGCGTGGACGAGATCCTGACGTTCGACGAGCCGGGCCGCCAGGTGTTCCTGAAGCTCACGCTGCGGCCGTTCGCGTTCGGGAAGTGA